The Takifugu rubripes chromosome 3, fTakRub1.2, whole genome shotgun sequence genome contains a region encoding:
- the agap2 gene encoding arf-GAP with GTPase, ANK repeat and PH domain-containing protein 2 isoform X5 translates to MNNSSKPANSAAIKAEIKRHESLQNTINRLSRQLERVPDQQLRSGLKVYLHSIQVNLANSQEWSLSRSIPELKLGILGNLKSGKSALVNKYITGSYVALEKPDGGRYKKEVLVDGQSHLLLIREESGSPDAQFCSWVDAVILVFSLENEASFQELYQLYSQLSSQRTDVPVIVVGTQDKISSTNPRVIDDQRARQLCVDVRHSLFYETCATYGFNVDRVFSEAAQKIVAQRRHVALQACKSLPNSPSHSGGSTPGSASFSGQASNGLSYTCSLPSTPVVSHRELRVAQSEAGGSLTSRSLKNIPRRPSLFKNRDSEKKAAEGKGDPSAMRGVPIKQSILWKRSGSSLNKEWKKKYVTLSNNGTLSYHSSSNDYMQNIHGKEMDLLRVTVKVPGKRPPRAVTPAGPSPVPTGSGPGVNGLAAADGTTAVPQVCLATPSVSDKRPGAERGLQRCPSSLSTKAQSVDALEGAAAPLSSKDPNQSSPMSDRKKNRRKKSMNQKGDAAAGQAEDEENADFIIVSFTGQTWHFEAQTLEERDSWVSAIESQILASLQSCESGRNKARRSSQSEAVALQAIRNTKGNSLCVDCEAQNPTWASLNLGALICIECSGIHRNLGTHLSRVRSLDLDDWPGELTQVLAAIGNHMANSIWESCTQGRTKPVPSSTREERESWIRAKYEQREFVAPLQLSPSAQLSEDGMPAWLLCAVTDRDLPRLLLLLAHSTKDQINGTQPGAPSLPRTALHAACQLGDVVMTQLLIWYGIDVRAKDHQGQTAMRIARKSASRGCVDILLQHDCPSETSPPTTTPVLSRRSSTASLGRTSSRKRVP, encoded by the exons TAAATCTTGCCAACAGCCAGGAGTGGAGCCTGAGCAGATCCATCCCAGAGCTCAAACTG GGCATTCTGGGAAATCTGAAGAGTGGAAAGTCGGCACTGGTGAACAAATACATCACAGGCAGTTATGTCGCCCTGGAGAAGCCTGATG GAGGACGGTACAAAAAGGAAGTTCTGGTGGATGGGCAGAGTCACCTGTTACTGATCCGAGAAGAGTCCGGCTCGCCAGACGcacag TTCTGCAGCTGGGTGGATGCAGTGATCCTGGTCTTCAGCCTGGAGAACGAGGCCAGTTTCCAGGAGCTCTATCAGCTCTACAGCCAGCTGAGTTCGCAGCGTACCGACGTCCCCGTCATTGTCGTCGGCACTCAGG ATAAAATCAGCAGCACCAACCCGCGAGTGATTGATGACCAGCGGGCCAGGCAGCTGTGCGTCGACGTGCGCCACTCACTCTTTTATGAGACCTGCGCCACCTACGGCTTCAACGTGGACCGGGTCTTCTCAGAGG CTGCCCAGAAGATTGTAGCTCAGAGGAGGCACGTGGCGCTGCAGGCCTGCAAATCTCTTCCCAACTCTCCCAGTCACTCTGGAGGATCCACACCTGGATCTGCGTCCTTCTCTGGACAG GCCAGTAACGGTTTGAGTTACACCTGCTCGCTGCCCTCCACCCCCGTGGTGTCTCACAGAGAGCTACGGGTGGCTCAGAGCGAGGCGGGGGGCAGCCTCACTTCCCGTTCTCTGAAGAACATCCCCAGACGGCCCTCCCTCTTCAAG AACCGGGACTCAGAGAAGAAGGCTGCTGAGGGTAAAGGAGACCCGAGCGCCATGCGAGGCGTTCCCATCAAACAG AGCATCCTGTGGAAGCGGAGCGGCAGCTCTCTGAATAAAGAGTGGAAGAAGAAGTACGTTACCCTGTCGAACAATGGCACCCTGTCGTACCACTCCAGCTCTAAC GATTACATGCAGAACATCCACGGGAAGGAAATGGACCTGCTGCGGGTGACCGTTAAGGTTCCAGGGAAACGTCCTCCCAGAGCTGTGACCCCCGCTGGCCCCTCGCCGGTGCCTACAGGGTCAGGACCCGGCGTTAATGGACTTGCGGCTGCTGACGGCACCACTGCAG TGCCTCAGGTGTGTCTGGCCACGCCCTCTGTTTCGGACAAGCGACCCGGAGCCGAGCGGGGTCTTCAGCGCTGCCCGTCCTCGCTGTCCACCAAAGCGCAAAGTGTCG ATGCCCTCGAAGgggcagctgctcctctctccagTAAAGACCCCAACCAGTCCTCCCCCATGAGCGACAGGAAGAagaacaggaggaagaagagcatgAACCAGAAAGGAGACGCAGCAGCTGGGCAGGCTGAAG ATGAAGAGAATGCCGACTTCATCATCGTGTCTTTCACTGGACAGACCTGGCACTTCGAGGCCCAGACTCTGGAGGAAAGAGATTCGTGGGTGTCGGCCATAGAGAGCCAGATCCTGGCCAGCCTCCAGTCCTGCGAGAGCGGCAGAAACAAG gCTCGGCGTAGCAGTCAGAGTGAAGCTGTTGCCCTTCAGGCCATCCGTAACACCAAAGGCAACAGTCTGTGTGTGGACTGTGAAGCACAGA ATCCTACTTGGGCCAGTCTCAACTTGGGTGCGCTGATCTGCATCGAGTGTTCGGGGATCCATCGGAATCTGGGGACTCACCTGTCCCGCGTTCGCTCGCTGGACCTGGATGACTGGCCTGGAGAACTGACCCAAGTCCTGGCTGCCATCGGAAACCACATGGCCAACAGTATCTGGGAGAGCTGCACCCAGGGCAGGACTAAACCCGTGCCGAGTTCCACCCG AGAGGAAAGGGAGTCCTGGATCCGGGCCAAGTATGAACAACGGGAGTTTGTGGCTCCCCTCCAGCTGTCCCCGAGTGCCCAGCTCTCAGAGGACGGAATGCCTGCATGGCTGCTGTGTGCGGTGACAGACAGGGATCTGCCCAGATTACTGCTGCTCCTGGCCCACAGCACCAAGGATCAGATCAACGGCACCCAGCCCGGGGCCCCCTCACTGCCTCGCACGGCCCTGCATGCTGCCTGTCAGCTGGGAGACGTGGTCATGACCCAACTGCTCATTTGG TACGGAATCGATGTCAGAGCTAAAGATCACCAGGGTCAAACGGCCATGAGGATAGCAAGAAAATCAGCTAGCAGAGGCTGTGTGGATATTCTGCTCCAGCATGATTGTCCCAGCGAGacctccccacccaccaccacgcCGGTTCTCTCTCGTCGGTCCAGCACGGCCAGCCTGGGTCGCACCAGCTCCAGAAAGCGCGTTCCCTAG
- the agap2 gene encoding arf-GAP with GTPase, ANK repeat and PH domain-containing protein 2 isoform X2 has protein sequence MSAFKPDHMSGGGGGTLQQRTTYLISLTLVKVEAVEESGGEAKKEEGQPGEETRAEPDLRKPQRLTETDGERRRLSPGKDQRSAPGQAQDAFPDPPPCNLTIAAPAERLQKTKSADLTSPSASTTPPEPSRTPTRTSLPIRPLGQRPVSLLKSHSSVTTRGRDSREGRDRSPTSAQSLDRKDCRMPARSPGPCRASWAEASRPGGWRELQDDIPCVPQQDIGGAVMRDIPRKERLKTGSASLPAPSQAIKPAARKGKSRTLDNSDLNSLSEEMGLAREAQQAQQAQRGSAKDRKMLKFISGIFTKTSAAATSTAPPVHIQRDSSEEEVNLANSQEWSLSRSIPELKLGILGNLKSGKSALVNKYITGSYVALEKPDGGRYKKEVLVDGQSHLLLIREESGSPDAQFCSWVDAVILVFSLENEASFQELYQLYSQLSSQRTDVPVIVVGTQDKISSTNPRVIDDQRARQLCVDVRHSLFYETCATYGFNVDRVFSEAAQKIVAQRRHVALQACKSLPNSPSHSGGSTPGSASFSGQASNGLSYTCSLPSTPVVSHRELRVAQSEAGGSLTSRSLKNIPRRPSLFKNRDSEKKAAEGKGDPSAMRGVPIKQSILWKRSGSSLNKEWKKKYVTLSNNGTLSYHSSSNDYMQNIHGKEMDLLRVTVKVPGKRPPRAVTPAGPSPVPTGSGPGVNGLAAADGTTAVPQVCLATPSVSDKRPGAERGLQRCPSSLSTKAQSVDALEGAAAPLSSKDPNQSSPMSDRKKNRRKKSMNQKGDAAAGQAEDEENADFIIVSFTGQTWHFEAQTLEERDSWVSAIESQILASLQSCESGRNKARRSSQSEAVALQAIRNTKGNSLCVDCEAQNPTWASLNLGALICIECSGIHRNLGTHLSRVRSLDLDDWPGELTQVLAAIGNHMANSIWESCTQGRTKPVPSSTREERESWIRAKYEQREFVAPLQLSPSAQLSEDGMPAWLLCAVTDRDLPRLLLLLAHSTKDQINGTQPGAPSLPRTALHAACQLGDVVMTQLLIWYGIDVRAKDHQGQTAMRIARKSASRGCVDILLQHDCPSETSPPTTTPVLSRRSSTASLGRTSSRKRVP, from the exons ATGTCTGCCTTCAAGCCCGACCACatgagcggcggcggcggcggcacccTGCAGCAGCGCACCACCTACCTCATCTCCCTCACCCTGGTCAAAGTCGAGGCagtggaggagagtggaggggaGGCCAAGAAGGAGGAGGGCCAGCCGGGCGAGGAGACGAGAGCCGAGCCGGACCTGCGGAAACCGCAGAGGCTCACAGAAACTGACGGCGAGAGACGACGCCTGAGTCCAGGAAAAGACCAGAGATCCGCCCCCGGTCAGGCTCAGGACGCCTTCCCAGACCCACCGCCATGCAACCTCACCAttgctgcacctgccgagagaCTTCAGAAGACAAAGTCTGCAGATCTGACGTCGCCATCGGCATCTACAACACCTCCGGAGCCCAGCCGGACCCCCACCAGGACCAGCCTTCCGATCCGCCCACTGGGACAGCGTCCGGTGAGTTTGCTGAAGTCTCACAGCAGCGTGACCACCCGTGGCCGTGATTCCAGGGAGGGCAGAGACCGCAGCCCGACCTCCGCTCAGAGCCTGGACCGTAAGGACTGCCGCATGCCGGCACGCTCGCCGGGCCCCTGTAGGGCTTCGTGGGCAGAGGCCAGCAGACCCGGCGGATGGAGGGAGCTGCAGGATGACATTCCCTGTGTACCACAGCAGGACATTGGTGGGGCGGTGATGAGGGACATTCCCAGGAAGGAGAGACTGAAGACAGGTTCAGCCTCTCTCCCTGCGCCCAGCCAGGCCATTAAACCGGCGGCGCGCAAAGGCAAGAGCCGCACGCTGGACAACAGCGACCTAAACAGTCTGTCTGAGGAGATGGGCCTGGCCCGAGAGgcccagcaggcccagcaggCTCAGCGGGGCTCTGCCAAAGACCGGAAGATGCTGAAGTTCATCAGTGGTATATTCACCAAAACGTCAGCAGCAGCCActtccacagctcctcctgtcCACATTCAGAGGGACTCCAGTGAGGAGGAAG TAAATCTTGCCAACAGCCAGGAGTGGAGCCTGAGCAGATCCATCCCAGAGCTCAAACTG GGCATTCTGGGAAATCTGAAGAGTGGAAAGTCGGCACTGGTGAACAAATACATCACAGGCAGTTATGTCGCCCTGGAGAAGCCTGATG GAGGACGGTACAAAAAGGAAGTTCTGGTGGATGGGCAGAGTCACCTGTTACTGATCCGAGAAGAGTCCGGCTCGCCAGACGcacag TTCTGCAGCTGGGTGGATGCAGTGATCCTGGTCTTCAGCCTGGAGAACGAGGCCAGTTTCCAGGAGCTCTATCAGCTCTACAGCCAGCTGAGTTCGCAGCGTACCGACGTCCCCGTCATTGTCGTCGGCACTCAGG ATAAAATCAGCAGCACCAACCCGCGAGTGATTGATGACCAGCGGGCCAGGCAGCTGTGCGTCGACGTGCGCCACTCACTCTTTTATGAGACCTGCGCCACCTACGGCTTCAACGTGGACCGGGTCTTCTCAGAGG CTGCCCAGAAGATTGTAGCTCAGAGGAGGCACGTGGCGCTGCAGGCCTGCAAATCTCTTCCCAACTCTCCCAGTCACTCTGGAGGATCCACACCTGGATCTGCGTCCTTCTCTGGACAG GCCAGTAACGGTTTGAGTTACACCTGCTCGCTGCCCTCCACCCCCGTGGTGTCTCACAGAGAGCTACGGGTGGCTCAGAGCGAGGCGGGGGGCAGCCTCACTTCCCGTTCTCTGAAGAACATCCCCAGACGGCCCTCCCTCTTCAAG AACCGGGACTCAGAGAAGAAGGCTGCTGAGGGTAAAGGAGACCCGAGCGCCATGCGAGGCGTTCCCATCAAACAG AGCATCCTGTGGAAGCGGAGCGGCAGCTCTCTGAATAAAGAGTGGAAGAAGAAGTACGTTACCCTGTCGAACAATGGCACCCTGTCGTACCACTCCAGCTCTAAC GATTACATGCAGAACATCCACGGGAAGGAAATGGACCTGCTGCGGGTGACCGTTAAGGTTCCAGGGAAACGTCCTCCCAGAGCTGTGACCCCCGCTGGCCCCTCGCCGGTGCCTACAGGGTCAGGACCCGGCGTTAATGGACTTGCGGCTGCTGACGGCACCACTGCAG TGCCTCAGGTGTGTCTGGCCACGCCCTCTGTTTCGGACAAGCGACCCGGAGCCGAGCGGGGTCTTCAGCGCTGCCCGTCCTCGCTGTCCACCAAAGCGCAAAGTGTCG ATGCCCTCGAAGgggcagctgctcctctctccagTAAAGACCCCAACCAGTCCTCCCCCATGAGCGACAGGAAGAagaacaggaggaagaagagcatgAACCAGAAAGGAGACGCAGCAGCTGGGCAGGCTGAAG ATGAAGAGAATGCCGACTTCATCATCGTGTCTTTCACTGGACAGACCTGGCACTTCGAGGCCCAGACTCTGGAGGAAAGAGATTCGTGGGTGTCGGCCATAGAGAGCCAGATCCTGGCCAGCCTCCAGTCCTGCGAGAGCGGCAGAAACAAG gCTCGGCGTAGCAGTCAGAGTGAAGCTGTTGCCCTTCAGGCCATCCGTAACACCAAAGGCAACAGTCTGTGTGTGGACTGTGAAGCACAGA ATCCTACTTGGGCCAGTCTCAACTTGGGTGCGCTGATCTGCATCGAGTGTTCGGGGATCCATCGGAATCTGGGGACTCACCTGTCCCGCGTTCGCTCGCTGGACCTGGATGACTGGCCTGGAGAACTGACCCAAGTCCTGGCTGCCATCGGAAACCACATGGCCAACAGTATCTGGGAGAGCTGCACCCAGGGCAGGACTAAACCCGTGCCGAGTTCCACCCG AGAGGAAAGGGAGTCCTGGATCCGGGCCAAGTATGAACAACGGGAGTTTGTGGCTCCCCTCCAGCTGTCCCCGAGTGCCCAGCTCTCAGAGGACGGAATGCCTGCATGGCTGCTGTGTGCGGTGACAGACAGGGATCTGCCCAGATTACTGCTGCTCCTGGCCCACAGCACCAAGGATCAGATCAACGGCACCCAGCCCGGGGCCCCCTCACTGCCTCGCACGGCCCTGCATGCTGCCTGTCAGCTGGGAGACGTGGTCATGACCCAACTGCTCATTTGG TACGGAATCGATGTCAGAGCTAAAGATCACCAGGGTCAAACGGCCATGAGGATAGCAAGAAAATCAGCTAGCAGAGGCTGTGTGGATATTCTGCTCCAGCATGATTGTCCCAGCGAGacctccccacccaccaccacgcCGGTTCTCTCTCGTCGGTCCAGCACGGCCAGCCTGGGTCGCACCAGCTCCAGAAAGCGCGTTCCCTAG